The following are encoded together in the Lagopus muta isolate bLagMut1 chromosome Z, bLagMut1 primary, whole genome shotgun sequence genome:
- the FXN gene encoding frataxin, mitochondrial, which translates to MNLRSTGTLNDKSSLDETTYEKLAEETLESLADFFEDLTDKPFTPEDYDVSLGSGVLTVKLGGDMGTYVINKQTPNRQIWLSSPTSGPKRYDWTGQSWVYSHDRVSLHELLSKEFSAALKTKLDLSCLIYSGKEDA; encoded by the exons ATGAATTTAAGAAGTACAGGAACTCTGAATGACAAAAG CTCTTTAGATGAGACCACTTATGAAAAACTGGCTGAAGAGACACTGGAATCCTTGGCAGATTTCTTTGAGGACCTCACAGATAAGCCTTTTACCCCAGAAGATTATGATGTCTCTTTAGGG AGTGGAGTTTTAACAGTTAAATTAGGTGGAGACATGGGAACATATGTAATCAATAAGCAAACACCTAACCGGCAGATTTGGCTGTCCTCTCCCACAAG tgGGCCCAAGCGCTATGACTGGACTGGACAGAGTTGGGTATATTCTCATGATAGAGTGTCCCTTCATGAACTACTATCAAAAGAATTTTCAGCAGCACTAAAAACTAAATTGGATTTATCCTGCTTAATATATTCTGGGAAAGAAGATGCCTGA